One genomic segment of Sminthopsis crassicaudata isolate SCR6 chromosome 2, ASM4859323v1, whole genome shotgun sequence includes these proteins:
- the DUOXA2 gene encoding dual oxidase maturation factor 2, with translation MTLFNGELPFYPRPRYAAGINVPLLVVIVVFLALAVSFLLILPGIRGHSRWFWCVRILLSLFIGAEIVAVNFSGEWYVGQVKANTSYKAFTSAQVSADIGLQVGLGGVNITLTGTPMYQLNEIIDYNEKFSWSFGDKYTEEYEEALQKGLPNPVLYLAEKFTPVSPCGLYQQYRLAGHYASATLWVAFCFWLLSNALLSMPAPLYGGLSLLLTGAFVFFAIFSFASISSVPLCPIRLGSEVLTTHYGAAFWTTLATGFLCLLLGGMVVCLHYTHPSALRTFLDLSDGHVVETRNLMPQIYSNPLHLPQKCKPATPDIQLAVLS, from the exons ATGACGTTGTTCAACGGCGAACTGCCTTTCTACCCCAGACCCCGTTATGCCGCTGGCATAAACGTCCCCTTGTTGGTGGTCATCGTGGTATTCCTGGCTTTAGCAGTCAGTTTCCTCCTCATTCTACCCGGAATTCGCGGTCATTCG CGCTGGTTCTGGTGTGTTAGAATCCTCCTCAGTTTGTTCATTGGAGCAGAGATTGTAG CGGTGAACTTCAGCGGGGAATGGTACGTGGGCCAAGTAAAAGCCAACACTTCCTACAAAGCTTTCACCTCTGCCCAAGTCAGTGCTGATATCGGGCTGCAGGTTGGATTAGGAGGAGTCAACATCACGCTCACAG GGACTCCTATGTACCAGTTGAACGAGATTATCGACTATAACGAGAAGTTCAGCTGGAGTTTTGGAGACAAGTACACCGAAGAGTATGAGGAGGCGCTGCAGAAGGGGCTACCGAATCCAGTGCTCTACCTAGCGGAGAAATTCACCCCTGTTAGCCCCTGTGGCTTGTACCAACAGTACCGGCTGGCTGGACACTACGCTTCAGCTACACTCTG GGTGGCATTTTGTTTCTGGCTGCTTTCCAACGCGTTACTGTCTATGCCCGCTCCACTTTACGGAGGGCTCTCGCTGCTGCTCACCGGAGCCTTTGTGTTCTTTGCGATCTTCTCCTTCGCTTCCATCTCCAGTGTGCCCCTGTGCCCGATCCGCTTAGGCTCAGAGGTCCTCACCACCCACTATGGGGCTGCCTTCTGGACCACGTTGGCCACAG GTTTCTTATGCCTGCTCCTAGGAGGGATGGTGGTGTGTCTCCACTACACACATCCCAGCGCCCTGCGCACTTTTCTGGACCTGAGTGATGGCCACGTCGTAGAAACTAGGAACCTGATGCCCCAGATCTACAGCAATCCGCTTCACCTGCCCCAGAAATGCAAACCGGCGACCCCAGACATACAACTTGCTGTCCTCTCGTAG
- the DUOX2 gene encoding LOW QUALITY PROTEIN: dual oxidase 2 (The sequence of the model RefSeq protein was modified relative to this genomic sequence to represent the inferred CDS: inserted 6 bases in 4 codons; deleted 1 base in 1 codon) → MFSTWLLAMQMVLIGPWDPVGAQESSAIFWEVQRYDGWFNNLRHHELGSAGSRLQRLVPATYSDGVYQPLGEPHLPNPRSISNIAMQGPSGSSSLQNRTVLGVFFGYHVLSEVVSVERPGCPAEFMNIQIPKGDKVFDPDYTGNIVLPFQRSEWDPHTGQSPNNPRDQINQVTSWLDGSAIYGSSHSWSDALRSFSGGELESGPDSAFPKDTQGPFLMWIAPDPSTGQQGPQGLYAFGAERGNQNPFLQALGLLWFRYHNLWAQRLAQKHPTWGDEELFQHARKRVIATYQSIVLYEWLPSFLNKTSPPYEGYKSFLDPSISPEFLAASKQFFSTMVPPGVYMRNASCHFQKITNKGQGTSSAIRVCNSYWNRENPNLRSAEAVNELLLGMASQIAEREDRIVVQDLRDYWPGSGKFSRTDYVASSIQRGRDLGLPSYNQALEAMGLKPLGNWTTLNPHLEPNVLEGIATLYNHSLSHLELLPGGLLESYGNPASLFCNIVFDQFVRLRDGDRYWFENTRNGLFTDEEIIEIRNTTLHDVLVDVTNASPDNLQLNVFFWHEGNPCPQPQQLEEGELPPCVNMTVIDYFKDSGPGFGVVIVALFLLPLVSLFIAWVVACFRGREFKKLQKKEKQSIKKEMPMEGIAAMEWPGPGKRSCPIYLQLLPERSLRVLDEQLSIIRTIQLQPLQQMNLIQSNNCGRRALLLKIPKEYDIVLMFNSEEERGIFIQHLRGYCAHWDLDFGLSEIGERDLLKKAVTKQQRGHILETFFRHLFAQVLDIDQAETRSWPPDSDLPQKVREALACELSRAEFAESLGLKPQAMFVEAMFSLADKDNNGYLSFREFLDILVIFMKGSPEDKSKLMFTMYDLDKNGFLSKEEFSTMMRSFIEISNNCLSKAQLAEVVESMFRESGFQDKEELTWEDFHFMLRDHDSELRLTQLCVKGVPDIFRQNINHRVSFIDKNRAGGMNSNGVEILPSETSEPGSTGMRKRFGKKTHTLAPRLYTEAQREKLHGGQFFQKLQQFKRFVENYRRHIGCVAIFSAICLGLFAERAYYYAFGLPSSGISQTTLVGLILSRGTAASISFMFSYILLTMCRNLITFLRETFLNRYVPFDAAVDFHRWIAMAALILAILHSAGHVVNVYIFSVSPLSVLSCIFPNVFVNDGSQLPQKFYWWFFETVPGMTGVLLLVVLAIMYVFASHHFRRHSFRGFWLTHHLYILFYILIIIHGSFALIQLPRFHIYFLIPAIIYGGDKLVSLSRKKVEISVVKAELLPSGVTHLQFQRPQGFEYKSGQWVRIACLSLGTTEYHPFTLTSAPHEDTLSLHIRAVGPWTIRLREIYSLPXGNSCALYPKLYLDGPFGKATKSXHKFEVSVLVGGGIGVTPFASILKDLAFKSSVNSQLLCKKIYFIWVTRTQRQFEWLADISGRXEENDLQELVSVHIYITQLAEKFDLRTTMLYICERHFQKVLNRSLFTGLRSITHFGRPPFGPFFNSLQEVHPQVRKIGVFSCGPPGMTKNVEKACQLINQQDQAHXIHHYENF, encoded by the exons ATGTTTAGTACATGGTTACTAGCAATGCAGATGGTTCTGATTGGACCCTGGGATCCAGTGG GGGCTCAGGAGTCTTCTGCCATATTCTGGGAAGTACAGCGCTATGATGGCTGGTTCAACAATCTGAGACACCATGAATTGGGCTCCGCAG GCTCCAGGCTCCAGCGTTTGGTCCCTGCTACATACTCAGATGGCGTTTACCAACCCTTGGGAGAACCACACCTACCCAACCCCCGAAGCATCAGTAATATTGCCATGCAGGGTCCCTCTGGGAGTTCCTCTTTACAAAACCGCACTGTGCTTGGGGTCTTTTTTG GCTACCATGTCCTCTCTGAGGTGGTGAGTGTGGAACGGCCAGGCTGTCCTGCTGAGTTTATGAACATCCAAATACCTAAAGGAGACAAAGTATTTGATCCAGACTACACAGGGAATATAGTGCTGCCTTTCCAGAGGAGTGAGTGGGACCCACACACAGGGCAGAGCCCTAACAATCCCCGAGACCAG ATCAACCAAGTCACTAGCTGGCTGGATGGCAGCGCCATCTACGGCTCCTCTCATTCCTGGAGCGATGCACTAAGGAGCTTTTCTGGTGGGGAGTTGGAATCAGGGCCAGATTCTGCTTTCCCCAAGGATACTCAAGGACCCTTCCTCATGTGGATAGCACCAGACCCTTCCACTGGGCAGCAGGGGCCCCAAGGGCTTTATG CCTTCGGAGCCGAAAGGGGAAACCAAAATCCATTTCTGCAGGCACTGGGCCTCCTCTGGTTCCGATACCATAATCTGTGGGCTCAGAGGCTGGCCCAGAAGCACCCGACCTGGGGAGATGAAGAGCTGTTCCAGCATGCCCGAAAGAGAGTCATTGCCACCTACCAG AGCATTGTCCTGTATGAATGGCTGCCCAGCTTCCTGAATAAAACCTCACCGCCATATGAAG GGTACAAGTCATTTTTGGATCCCAGCATCTCACCCGAGTTCCTAGCAGCCTCCAAACAATTCTTCTCCACTATGGTGCCCCCTGGTGTCTATATgag AAATGCCAGCTGTCATTTTCAAAAAATCACTAACAAGGGCCAAGGTACCTCCTCAGCAATTAGAGTCTGCAACAGCTACTGGAATCGAGAG AACCCAAATCTTCGAAGTGCAGAGGCAGTGAACGAATTGCTCCTGGGAATGGCCTCACAGATTGCAGAGCGAGAAGACAGGATTGTGGTGCAGGATCTGAGAG ATTATTGGCCTGGCTCTGGCAAGTTCTCACGAACAGACTATGTGGCCAGCAGCATTCAGAGAGGCCGGGACCTGGGACTGCCCAGCTACAACCAGGCTCTTGAAGCTATGGGGTTGAAGCCACTAGGGAACTGGACTACcctcaacccccacctggagCCAAAC GTCCTGGAGGGGATAGCCACCTTGTACAACCATAGCCTGTCTCATCTGGAGCTGCTCCCAGGGGGCCTCTTAGAGAGCTACGGGAACCCTGCATCCCTGTTTTGCAACATTGTCTTTGACCAGTTTGTTCGATTACGAGATGGGGACCGTTACTGGTTTGAGAACACAAGAAATGG ACTGTTCACAGACGAGGAGATCATTGAGATTCGAAATACAACCCTCCATGATGTCTTGGTAGATGTTACTAACGCCAGTCCTGATAACCTGCAGCTCAATGTCTTTTTCTGGCATGAAG gaaACCCCTGCCCACAACCCCAGCAACTTGAAGAAGGTGAATTGCCACCTTGCGTGAACATGACAGTGATTGACTATTTCAAAGACAGTGGTCCTGGCTTTGGGGTTGTTATTGTagccctcttccttctccctttag TGAGTCTGTTCATTGCCTGGGTGGTAGCATGCTTCCGAGGCAGAGAGTTCAAGAAgctacagaagaaagaaaaacagagtatAAAGAAGGAAATGCCCATGGAGGGGATAGCAg CAATGGAATGGCCAGGTCCAGGCAAGAGGAGCTGTCCCATCTACCTACAGCTGTTACCAGAGAGATCCCTCCGAGTGCTAGATGAACAACTATCTATTATCCGGACCATCCAGCTCCAGCCTTTACAGCAGATGAACCTGATCCAGTCAAACAATTGTGGCCGCCGGGCACTGCTACTCAAGATCCCTAAGGAATATGACATA GTATTGATGTTCAATTCTGAGGAGGAGCGGGGTATCTTTATCCAGCACCTTCGGGGTTACTGTGCCCATTGGGACCTGGACTTTGGGCTGTCAGAGATTGGAGAAAGAGACCTGCTCAAAAAAGCTGTGACCAAGCAGCAGCGAGGGCATATCCTAGAGACCTTTTTTAGGCACCTTTTTGCACAG GTGTTGGACATTGACCAGGCAGAAACAAGGAGCTGGCCTCCAGATTCAGATTTACCTCAGAAGGTTCGAGAGGCCCTGGCCTGTGAGCTAAGCAGGGCAGAATTTGCAGAGTCCCTTGGCCTTAAGCCTCAGGCCATGTTTGTAGAGGCCATGTTCTCCCTAGCTGACAAAGACAACAATGGATACTTATCCTTCAGAGAATTCCTAGACATCCTGGTCATCTTCATGAAAG GCTCCCCAGAAGATAAATCCAAGCTCATGTTCACCATGTATGATCTAGATAAGAATGGCTTTCTCTCTAAGGAGGAGTTCTCCACTATGATGAG ATCCTTCATCGAGATCTCCAACAACTGCTTATCCAAGGCTCAACTGGCCGAGGTGGTGGAGTCCATGTTCCGAGAGTCTGGCTTCCAAGACAAGGAGGAGCTGACCTGGGAGGATTTCCACTTCATGCTGAGGGACCATGATAGCGAGCTCCGTCTCACCCAGCTTTGTGTCAAAG gtGTTCCAGATATCTTTAGGCAGAATATCAACCATCGAGTCTCCTTCATTGACAAAAACCGGGCAGGAGG CATGAATTCCAATGGAGTTGAGATTCTACCCTCAGAGACCTCTGAGCCTGGCAGCACTGGGATGAGGAAGAGGTTTGGCAAGAA GACACATACTCTTGCTCCACGACTATACACAGAGGCCCAGAGGGAAAAACTTCATGGAGGGCAATTCTTTCAGAAGCTCCAGCAGTTTAAGCGTTTTGTGGAGAACTATCGGCGACATATTGGCTGTGTGgctatcttctctgccatctgtCTTGGGCTGTTCGCAGAGCGGGCTTATT ATTACGCTTTTGGTTTACCAAGCTCGGGCATCTCTCAGACTACACTTGTGGGTCTCATTCTGTCCCGAGGGACAGCAGCCAGCATCTCCTTCATGTTCTCCTACATCCTGCTCACCATGTGCCGCAACCTCATCACCTTCCTACGGGAGACCTTCCTGAACCGCTATGTGCCCTTTGATGCTGCAGTGGATTTCCACCGTTGGATTGCCATGGCAGCTCTCATTCTAGCTA TTCTGCACAGTGCTGGCCATGTGGTAAATGTCTACATCTTCTCAGTCAGTCCACTCAGCGTGCTCTCCTGCATCTTCCCAAATGTCTTTGTGAATGATGG GTCGCAGCTGCCCCAGAAGTTCTATTGGTGGTTCTTTGAGACTGTTCCAG GCATGACAGGAGTGCTTCTATTAGTGGTTCTGGCCATCATGTACGTCTTTGCCTCCCATCACTTCCGCCGACATAGTTTCCGGGGCTTCTGGCTGACCCACCATCTCTACATCCTATTTTACATCCTG atcATCATCCATGGTAGTTTTGCCCTGATCCAGTTGCCCCGTTTCCACATttacttcctgattccagctatTATCTATGGTGGGGACAAGCTGGTGAGCTTGAGCCGGAAGAAAGTAGAGATCAGCGTTGTAAAGGCTGAGCTGCTGCCTTCAG GTGTTACCCACCTGCAGTTCCAGCGGCCCCAGGGCTTTGAGTACAAGTCAGGGCAATGGGTACGTATTGCCTGCTTGTCTCTGGGTACCACAGAATACCATCCCTTCACACTCACTTCTGCACCCCATGAGGATACACTCAGTCTGCACATCAGAGCTGTGGGGCCCTGGACCATACGACTTAGAGAAATCTACTCACTTC CAGGAAACAGCTGTGCATTATATCCTAAG CTGTACCTGGATGGTCCATTTGGGAAGGCCACCAAGAG GCACAAGTTTGAGGTATCTGTGCTGGTGGGTGGGGGCATTGGGGTCACCCCATTCGCCTCCATCCTCAAAGACTTGGCCTTCAAGTCATCAGTCAATAGCCAACTGCTCTGCAAGAAG ATCTACTTCATCTGGGTGACAAGGACACAAAGACAGTTTGAGTGGCTGGCAGACATCTCCGGGAG TGAGGAGAATGACCTTCAGGAACTGGTTTCTGTGCACATCTACATCACCCAACTGGCTGAGAAGTTTGACCTTAGGACCACCATGTTG tACATCTGTGAACGGCACTTCCAGAAGGTGCTGAACCGGAGCCTCTTCACTGGCCTGCGCTCCATCACCCACTTTGGTCGCCCTCCCTTTGGCCCATTTTTCAACTCACTGCAGGAAGTCCAT CCCCAGGTGCGGAAGATTGGGGTGTTTAGCTGTGGTCCTCCT GGCATGACCAAGAATGTGGAAAAAGCCTGTCAACTTATCAACCAACAGGACCAGGCTC TTATACACCATTATGAGAACTTCTGA
- the DUOXA1 gene encoding dual oxidase maturation factor 1, with protein MSAFGHTFPFYAGPKPIFPMDTTSAVIIIVFLTLLVTFMAILPGIRGKTRLFWLLRVVTSLFIGAATLAVNFSGEWSVGWINTNTTYKAFSPERINAEVGLQIGLRGINITLTGIPVQQLNETIDYNEQFTWYFGQNYAKEYIEALEKGVPDPVLYLAEKFAPNSPCGLHRQYRLAGHYASAILWVAFLCWLLSNVLFSMPALIYGGYMLLASGVFLILSLIFFSTAITLTPKCPFHLGSVSLNTQYGLASWITLATGLLCIVLGLTVMVMHRIQPDRLKIFFNQNGMEKTKKMAGPEEGGLLSPRYRTIVESPQDQDITLSESPTDESPVEKPIRPLEELQREPESSL; from the exons ATGTCTGCCTTTGGACACACATTTCCCTTCTATGCTGGCCCCAAACCTATCTTCCCCATGGACACCACCTCAGCTGTCATTATTATAGTCTTCTTAACTTTATTGGTCACTTTCATGGCTATCCTGCCCGGTATCCGAGGCAAGACG AGGCTGTTTTGGCTGCTTCGGGTGGTAACCAGCCTATTCATTGGAGCTGCCACTTTGG CAGTGAACTTCAGTGGGGAGTGGTCTGTGGGCTGGATCAACACCAATACTACCTATAAGGCCTTCAGCCCTGAAAGGATCAATGCAGAGGTAGGGTTGCAAATTGGTCTTCGAGGGATCAATATCACTCTTACAG GGATACCAGTACAGCAGCTGAATGAGACCATTGACTACAATGAGCAGTTCACATGGTACTTTGGACAGAATTATGCTAAGGAATATATAGAAGCCCTAGAGAAAGGAGTGCCTGACCCAGTGCTCTACCTGGCAGAGAAATTTGCTCCAAACAGTCCCTGTGGTCTGCACCGTCAATACCGCCTGGCTGGACACTATGCTTCTGCCATACTCTG GGTAGCATTCCTCTGCTGGCTGTTATCAAATGTGCTGTTCTCCATGCCTGCATTAATTTATGGTGGATACATGCTCCTGGCCTCAGGAGTGTTCCTCATCCTTTCACTAATCTTCTTCTCCACGGCCATCACACTGACCCCAAAGTGCCCATTCCACCTGGGCTCTGTCTCCCTGAACACTCAATATGGACTTGCCTCCTGGATCACACTGGCTACTG GGCTGCTCTGTATTGTGCTGGGCCTAACTGTGATGGTAATGCACAGGATACAACCAGACAGGCTGAAGATTTTCTTCAACCAAAATGGGATGGAGAAAACTAAAAAGATGGCAGGTCCAGAGGAAGGGGGACTCCTGAGTCCACGATACAGGACTATTGTAGAGAGCCCCCAGGACCAAGATATAACTCTATCAGAGTCTCCTACTGATGAGTCCCCTGTGGAGAAGCCTATCAGACCTCTAGAGGAGCttcagagagagccagagagttCCTTATAA